A genomic window from Streptomyces sp. HUAS YS2 includes:
- a CDS encoding geranylgeranyl reductase family protein, with amino-acid sequence MTEPLSEHSADVIVVGAGPAGSTTAYYLAKAGLDVLLLEKTAFPREKVCGDGLTPRATKQLVSMGIDISEEAGWLRNKGLRIIGGGVRLQLDWPDLASYPDYGLVRKRDDFDEQLARQAQKAGARLYERCNVGAPIVDDRTGRITGVHAKLGEEKREVTFHAPLVVAADGNSTRLSLAMGLHRREDRPMGVAVRTYFTSPRHDDDYLESWLELWDRRGPQDRLLPGYGWIFGMGDGTSNVGLGILNSSKAFRELDWREVLKAWCASMPEDWGYTPENMTMPIRGAALPMAFNRQPHYTKGLLLVGDAGGLVNPFNGEGIAYAMESGQIAADVIVQAHARATPAQRELALHNYPKILKDTYGGYYTLGRAFVKMIGNPKVMKIATQRGLTHPLLMKFTLKMLANLTDPTGGDAMDRIINGLSKVAPKA; translated from the coding sequence GTGACCGAGCCGCTCTCCGAGCACAGCGCAGATGTGATCGTCGTCGGGGCGGGCCCGGCCGGTTCCACGACCGCGTACTACCTCGCCAAGGCCGGACTGGACGTCCTGCTCCTGGAGAAGACCGCGTTCCCGCGCGAGAAGGTCTGCGGCGACGGCCTCACCCCGCGCGCCACCAAGCAGCTCGTCTCCATGGGGATCGACATCTCCGAGGAGGCCGGCTGGCTGCGCAACAAGGGCCTGCGGATCATCGGCGGCGGCGTCCGGCTCCAGCTCGACTGGCCGGACCTCGCCTCGTACCCGGACTACGGACTCGTCCGCAAGCGCGACGACTTCGACGAGCAGCTCGCCCGGCAGGCGCAGAAGGCCGGCGCCCGGCTGTACGAGCGCTGCAACGTGGGCGCCCCGATCGTCGACGACCGCACCGGCCGGATCACCGGCGTGCACGCCAAGCTCGGCGAGGAGAAGCGCGAGGTCACCTTCCACGCGCCGCTCGTCGTCGCCGCCGACGGCAACTCGACCCGGCTGTCCCTGGCGATGGGCCTGCACCGGCGCGAGGACCGGCCGATGGGCGTCGCGGTACGGACGTACTTCACCTCGCCCCGGCACGACGACGACTACCTGGAGTCCTGGCTGGAGCTGTGGGACCGGCGCGGCCCGCAGGACCGCCTGCTGCCCGGCTACGGCTGGATCTTCGGCATGGGCGACGGCACGTCCAACGTCGGCCTCGGCATCCTCAACTCCTCGAAGGCCTTCCGCGAGCTGGACTGGCGCGAGGTGCTCAAGGCCTGGTGCGCCTCCATGCCGGAGGACTGGGGCTACACCCCGGAGAACATGACGATGCCGATCCGCGGGGCCGCCCTGCCGATGGCGTTCAACCGCCAGCCGCACTACACGAAGGGCCTGCTGCTCGTCGGCGACGCGGGCGGCCTGGTCAACCCGTTCAACGGCGAGGGCATCGCGTACGCGATGGAGTCCGGTCAGATCGCCGCGGACGTCATCGTCCAGGCGCACGCCCGGGCCACCCCGGCCCAGCGCGAACTGGCCCTGCACAACTACCCGAAGATCCTCAAGGACACCTACGGCGGGTACTACACGCTCGGCCGGGCGTTCGTGAAGATGATCGGCAACCCGAAGGTCATGAAGATCGCGACGCAGCGCGGTCTGACCCACCCGCTCCTGATGAAGTTCACGCTGAAGATGCTGGCCAACCTGACCGACCCGACGGGCGGCGACGCGATGGACCGCATCATCAACGGGCTCTCGAAGGTGGCCCCGAAGGCGTGA
- a CDS encoding demethylmenaquinone methyltransferase encodes MTRATLDKQPHEVATMFDDVAANYDLTNDVLSLGQDRRWRKEVAKAVDARPAQKVLDLAAGTGTSSLPFAATGAYVVPCDFSLGMLREGKKKHGWLPLTAGDGTKLPFRDEVFDAVTISFGLRNIQDTEAALRELYRVTKPGGRVVICEFSHATWAPFRKVYEEYLIRALPPIARAVSSNPDAYVYLAESIQTWPDQPALAALMQKAGWSKVAWRNLSGGIVAMHRGFKA; translated from the coding sequence GTGACGCGAGCAACCCTGGACAAGCAGCCGCACGAAGTCGCCACGATGTTCGACGACGTGGCGGCGAACTACGACCTGACCAACGACGTGCTCTCGCTGGGCCAGGACCGGCGCTGGCGCAAGGAGGTCGCCAAGGCGGTCGACGCCCGTCCCGCGCAGAAGGTCCTCGACCTGGCGGCGGGCACCGGCACGTCCTCGCTGCCGTTCGCGGCGACCGGCGCGTACGTCGTGCCCTGCGACTTCTCGCTCGGCATGCTCCGCGAGGGCAAGAAGAAGCACGGCTGGCTGCCGCTGACGGCCGGCGACGGCACGAAGCTGCCGTTCCGCGACGAGGTCTTCGACGCGGTCACGATCTCCTTCGGGCTGCGGAACATCCAGGACACCGAGGCCGCGCTGCGCGAGCTGTACCGGGTGACCAAGCCCGGCGGCCGGGTCGTGATCTGCGAGTTCTCGCACGCCACCTGGGCGCCGTTCCGCAAGGTGTACGAGGAGTACCTGATCCGGGCGCTGCCCCCGATCGCGCGCGCGGTGTCCTCGAACCCGGACGCGTACGTCTACCTCGCCGAGTCCATCCAGACCTGGCCGGACCAGCCCGCCCTCGCCGCGCTGATGCAGAAGGCCGGCTGGTCGAAGGTGGCCTGGCGCAACCTGTCCGGCGGCATCGTGGCGATGCACCGCGGCTTCAAGGCGTAA
- a CDS encoding SigE family RNA polymerase sigma factor, with translation MDAAHDPDGGFEEFARAGQQRLYRTAYLLCGDAEQARDLTQTTLAKVFQHWRKAGAADHPHAYAKTVLTRSFLAERRRRLRDLLAYTRAGRPDTAATAGPGDADVRVTLLAALGELPPRARAMVVLRYWEDLSVETVAGLLRCSESTVKSQCSRSLARLRERLGEAHLYAHHANGS, from the coding sequence ATGGACGCGGCACACGACCCGGACGGCGGGTTCGAGGAGTTCGCACGGGCCGGGCAGCAGCGGCTGTACCGCACGGCGTACCTGCTCTGCGGCGACGCCGAGCAGGCCCGGGACCTGACCCAGACCACGCTGGCCAAGGTCTTCCAGCACTGGCGGAAGGCCGGCGCGGCCGACCATCCGCACGCGTACGCCAAGACGGTGCTGACCCGCAGCTTCCTCGCCGAGCGGCGGCGCCGGCTGCGCGACCTGCTCGCGTACACCCGGGCCGGCCGGCCGGACACGGCCGCGACGGCCGGGCCCGGCGACGCGGACGTACGGGTCACCCTGCTCGCCGCGCTCGGGGAGCTGCCGCCGCGGGCCCGCGCCATGGTCGTCCTGCGCTACTGGGAGGACCTCAGCGTGGAGACGGTCGCAGGGCTGCTGCGGTGCAGCGAGTCCACCGTCAAGAGCCAGTGCTCGCGCTCACTGGCCCGGCTGCGCGAGCGGCTCGGCGAGGCGCACCTGTACGCCCATCACGCCAACGGAAGCTGA
- a CDS encoding DUF3152 domain-containing protein: protein MAPPPAPPPVPLSGPGTFATAPPGGSHGTLRYRVEVEDGSGVDPAAAAEQIAGFLAHPRGWSHGGVRSFRRVDDRTAGLVVRIATPATVDRQCGEDTGGELNCRNGVLVLVNLKRWQRGSPQFDGPLAEYRALIVNHEVGHWLGRGHATCPGPGRPAPAMMQQIKGLKGCVANAWPYDDAGRYLGGPAVP from the coding sequence ATGGCCCCGCCTCCCGCCCCACCGCCGGTCCCGCTCTCCGGGCCCGGCACCTTCGCGACCGCGCCCCCGGGCGGGAGCCACGGGACGCTGCGCTACCGCGTCGAGGTGGAGGACGGCTCCGGGGTCGACCCGGCCGCCGCGGCCGAGCAGATCGCCGGCTTCCTCGCGCACCCGCGCGGCTGGTCGCACGGCGGCGTCCGGTCCTTCCGCAGGGTCGACGACCGCACCGCCGGGTTGGTCGTCCGGATCGCCACCCCGGCGACCGTGGACCGGCAGTGCGGCGAGGACACGGGCGGCGAGCTCAACTGCCGCAACGGAGTGCTCGTGCTGGTCAACCTCAAGCGCTGGCAACGCGGTTCGCCGCAGTTCGACGGGCCGCTCGCCGAGTACCGGGCGCTGATCGTCAACCACGAGGTCGGCCACTGGCTGGGCCGCGGCCACGCGACCTGCCCGGGCCCCGGCCGCCCGGCCCCGGCGATGATGCAGCAGATCAAGGGCCTGAAGGGCTGCGTCGCCAACGCCTGGCCGTACGACGACGCCGGCCGCTATCTCGGCGGCCCCGCGGTCCCCTGA
- the mqnC gene encoding cyclic dehypoxanthinyl futalosine synthase, producing MTEKADLQSVLDRAAAGGRITPEEALELYRSAPLHALGAAADAVRRRRYAGTEHIATYIIERNINYTNVCVTACKFCAFYAPPKDTAKGWTRDLDDILRRCAETVELGGTQIMFQGGHHPDYGVEYYEKHFAAIKAEFPQLVIHSLGASEVEHMARISGVSVEEAITRIHAAGLDSFAGAGAELLPERPRKAIAPLKESGERWLEIMEIAHGLGVESTSTMLMGTGETNAERIEHLRMIRDVQDRTGGFRAFIPYTYQPENNHLKGRTQATIFEYLRMIAIGRLFMDNIAHIQGSWLTTGKEIGQLTLHYGADDLGSIMLEENVVSSAGAKHRSNLREMIDMIRTADRVPAQRTTTYEHIVVHDDPANDPVDERVASHISSTAIEGGTAHPELKLLDAN from the coding sequence GTGACCGAGAAGGCCGACCTTCAGTCCGTCCTCGACCGTGCCGCCGCGGGTGGCCGGATCACCCCGGAGGAGGCGCTCGAGCTGTACCGCTCCGCGCCGCTGCACGCGCTGGGCGCGGCCGCCGACGCGGTGCGCCGCCGCCGGTACGCGGGTACCGAGCACATCGCGACGTACATCATCGAGCGCAACATCAACTACACGAACGTGTGCGTGACGGCGTGCAAGTTCTGCGCCTTCTACGCGCCGCCCAAGGACACCGCCAAGGGCTGGACCCGCGACCTCGACGACATCCTGCGCCGCTGCGCGGAGACCGTGGAGCTGGGCGGTACGCAGATCATGTTCCAGGGCGGGCACCACCCGGACTACGGCGTCGAGTACTACGAGAAGCACTTCGCCGCCATCAAGGCGGAGTTCCCGCAGCTGGTCATCCACTCCCTCGGCGCGTCCGAGGTCGAGCACATGGCCCGCATCTCCGGCGTCTCCGTCGAGGAGGCCATCACGCGGATCCACGCGGCCGGCCTCGACTCCTTCGCCGGCGCCGGCGCGGAGCTGCTGCCGGAGCGGCCGCGGAAGGCGATCGCCCCGCTGAAGGAGAGCGGCGAGCGCTGGCTGGAGATCATGGAGATCGCGCACGGGCTGGGCGTCGAGTCGACGTCCACGATGCTCATGGGCACCGGCGAGACCAACGCCGAGCGCATCGAGCACCTGCGGATGATCCGCGACGTGCAGGACCGGACGGGCGGCTTCCGGGCCTTCATCCCGTACACGTACCAGCCGGAGAACAACCACCTGAAGGGCCGGACGCAGGCCACGATCTTCGAGTACCTGCGCATGATCGCGATCGGTCGGCTCTTCATGGACAACATCGCCCACATCCAGGGCTCGTGGCTCACCACGGGCAAGGAGATCGGCCAGCTGACCCTGCACTACGGCGCGGACGACCTCGGCTCGATCATGCTGGAGGAGAACGTCGTCTCGTCCGCGGGCGCGAAGCACCGCTCCAACCTGCGCGAGATGATCGACATGATCCGCACCGCCGACCGTGTCCCGGCGCAGCGCACCACCACGTACGAGCACATCGTGGTGCACGACGACCCGGCGAACGACCCGGTCGACGAGCGCGTCGCCTCGCACATCTCGTCCACGGCGATCGAGGGCGGTACGGCGCACCCCGAGCTGAAGCTGCTCGACGCCAACTGA